From Acidovorax sp. FHTAMBA, one genomic window encodes:
- the aliA gene encoding cyclohexanecarboxylate-CoA ligase, producing MEFDAVLLPPRRAQRVAEGHWRDRTINDALDACVAACPDKLALTALQVETGATTRFTYRELARMADRIAVGLSRLGVGRGDIVACQLPNWWQFTLTYLACSRIGAVMNPLMHIFRERELSFMLQHGEAKVVIAPRTFRGFDFEKMIAGLQPSLPHLQHVVVVGGSGANSFDALLSGPEWEQQPDAQAILTAHRPGPDDVTQLIYTSGTTGEPKGVMHSANTVMANIIPYAERLHLGADVVVLMASPMAHQTGFMYGLIMPILLQASAVLQDVWEPTKAIALINAEKATFTMASTPFLTDLARSVTETGAAVPSLRTFLCAGAPIPGPLVEQARKALGAKIVSAWGMTENGAVTLTRLEDDDERSFNTDGCPLPGVEIKVVDVDGKDLPPGEPGKLMLRSCSNFGGYLHRAHLNATDAGDWFDTGDLARIDERGYLRITGRSKDVIIRGGENIPVVEVESLLYRHPAIAMAAIVAYPDERLGERACAVVVPKPGQTIDLPGLVQFLKDQKIAVQYIPERLIVRDVMPATPSGKIQKFKLREMLRDQAA from the coding sequence ATGGAATTTGACGCTGTACTGCTCCCCCCCCGCCGCGCGCAGCGGGTGGCCGAAGGTCACTGGCGCGACCGCACCATCAACGATGCGCTCGATGCCTGCGTGGCAGCCTGCCCCGACAAGCTGGCGCTGACCGCGCTGCAGGTGGAAACGGGAGCCACCACCCGCTTTACCTACCGCGAACTGGCTCGCATGGCCGACCGCATTGCCGTGGGCCTCTCGCGCCTGGGCGTGGGCCGGGGCGACATCGTGGCCTGCCAATTGCCGAACTGGTGGCAGTTCACGCTGACCTATCTGGCCTGCTCGCGCATTGGCGCTGTGATGAATCCGTTGATGCACATTTTTCGCGAGCGCGAGCTCTCGTTCATGCTGCAGCACGGCGAGGCCAAGGTGGTGATCGCGCCCCGAACCTTTCGAGGCTTTGACTTTGAGAAAATGATCGCCGGCCTGCAGCCCAGCCTGCCGCACCTGCAACATGTGGTGGTCGTCGGCGGAAGCGGCGCCAACAGCTTTGACGCCCTGCTCAGTGGCCCCGAATGGGAACAGCAGCCCGATGCGCAAGCCATCCTGACGGCCCACCGGCCCGGCCCCGACGACGTCACCCAACTCATCTACACCTCAGGCACCACCGGCGAGCCCAAGGGCGTGATGCACTCGGCCAACACCGTAATGGCCAACATCATTCCGTATGCCGAGCGCCTGCACCTGGGCGCCGACGTTGTGGTGCTGATGGCATCACCCATGGCGCACCAGACCGGCTTCATGTACGGCCTGATCATGCCCATCCTGCTACAGGCCAGTGCCGTGCTGCAGGACGTGTGGGAGCCCACCAAGGCCATTGCACTGATCAACGCGGAAAAGGCCACCTTCACCATGGCCTCCACGCCGTTCCTCACCGATCTGGCCCGCTCCGTCACCGAGACCGGCGCGGCCGTGCCCAGCCTGCGCACCTTTTTGTGCGCCGGCGCGCCCATCCCCGGCCCGCTGGTGGAACAGGCCCGCAAGGCGCTGGGCGCCAAGATCGTCTCGGCCTGGGGCATGACCGAAAACGGCGCCGTCACGCTGACCCGGCTCGAGGACGATGACGAACGCTCGTTCAACACCGATGGTTGCCCGCTGCCCGGTGTAGAGATCAAGGTGGTGGATGTGGACGGAAAGGACTTGCCGCCAGGTGAGCCGGGCAAGCTGATGCTGCGCTCGTGCTCGAACTTTGGTGGCTACCTGCACCGTGCGCACCTGAACGCGACCGACGCCGGCGACTGGTTTGACACCGGCGACCTCGCGCGCATCGACGAACGCGGCTACCTGCGCATCACCGGCCGCAGCAAGGACGTGATCATCCGGGGCGGCGAGAACATCCCGGTGGTTGAGGTCGAGTCGCTGCTCTACCGCCACCCGGCCATCGCCATGGCTGCCATCGTGGCCTACCCCGACGAGCGCCTGGGCGAGCGCGCCTGCGCCGTGGTGGTACCCAAGCCTGGTCAGACCATCGACCTGCCGGGCCTGGTGCAGTTTCTCAAGGACCAGAAGATCGCCGTGCAGTACATCCCCGAGCGCCTGATCGTGCGCGACGTGATGCCCGCCACGCCGTCCGGAAAGATCCAGAAGTTCAAGTTGCGCGAAATGCTGCGCGATCAGGCGGCCTGA
- a CDS encoding tripartite tricarboxylate transporter substrate binding protein, with translation MFTRQLSPMRRRLIQSAALSICALGAIGTAQAQAWPTKPIKIVVGFAPGGTTDVMARVMAQSLSETLGQPVVVDNKPGASGNVAAAEVIRATADGHTFLIAPTSFETANPFLFKQNIAPAKDLTPIAGVGRSQMYLVVKPQSPFKDAKEFVAYARANPGKLSYSSAGPGTPPHLAGELFKKVTGVFATHIPYRGAAPALQDVMANQADYVFDPGIAFPHVRAGKVRMLAVAGAKRSSFFPDVPTLAELGFKGAELDIWFGMWAPNGTPADITARMAREIAKVLALPGTKSRYESLGAEPVGLDNAEFRTLLTEETKLLSGLIREAKINID, from the coding sequence ATGTTCACACGCCAACTTTCCCCCATGCGCAGGCGCCTTATCCAGTCTGCCGCCCTGTCAATCTGCGCCCTGGGCGCTATCGGCACTGCGCAGGCACAGGCCTGGCCCACCAAGCCCATCAAGATCGTGGTTGGCTTTGCCCCTGGCGGCACTACCGACGTGATGGCGCGTGTCATGGCCCAGTCGCTCAGCGAGACACTGGGCCAGCCCGTGGTGGTGGACAACAAGCCCGGAGCCAGCGGCAACGTGGCAGCGGCCGAGGTGATTCGCGCCACGGCCGATGGCCACACCTTCCTGATCGCACCGACCTCGTTCGAGACGGCCAACCCGTTCCTGTTCAAGCAGAACATTGCCCCCGCCAAAGATCTCACGCCCATCGCGGGCGTGGGCCGCAGCCAGATGTACCTGGTGGTCAAACCCCAATCCCCCTTCAAGGACGCCAAGGAGTTTGTGGCCTATGCCCGCGCCAACCCAGGCAAGCTGTCGTACTCCTCCGCCGGCCCCGGCACCCCCCCGCACCTGGCAGGCGAGCTGTTCAAGAAGGTCACCGGTGTTTTTGCCACGCACATCCCCTACCGGGGCGCAGCACCCGCATTGCAGGACGTGATGGCCAACCAGGCGGACTATGTGTTTGACCCGGGCATTGCGTTCCCGCATGTCCGCGCAGGCAAGGTGCGCATGCTGGCCGTAGCGGGCGCCAAGCGGTCGTCGTTCTTCCCGGATGTACCCACGCTGGCAGAGCTGGGCTTCAAGGGCGCCGAGCTGGACATCTGGTTTGGCATGTGGGCGCCCAATGGCACGCCCGCAGACATCACGGCGCGCATGGCCCGGGAAATCGCCAAGGTGCTGGCCCTGCCCGGCACCAAGAGCCGCTATGAATCGCTGGGTGCAGAGCCCGTGGGGCTGGACAACGCCGAGTTCCGCACCCTGCTGACCGAAGAGACCAAGCTGCTTTCCGGCCTGATCCGCGAGGCCAAGATCAACATCGACTGA
- a CDS encoding enoyl-CoA hydratase produces MNEALILTETRGRVGVITLHRPAQLNALNDALMDQLGAALLAFDANDGVGAIVITGSARAFAAGADIAAMADWSFMDVYQGAFITRNWETIRQVRKPVLAAVAGFAMGGGCELALACDIIIAAESARFALPEIKLAMLPGAGGTQRLPRAIGKAKAMDMCLSARMLDAHEADRYGLVSRVVPDAELLEQTLALATQIASFSLPALMAIKASVNRAWESPLAEGILFERHALYERFASTDAHEGMHAFLDKRSPHFQHR; encoded by the coding sequence ATGAATGAAGCACTGATCCTGACGGAAACCCGTGGCCGGGTGGGCGTGATCACCCTCCACCGGCCCGCGCAGCTCAACGCGCTCAACGACGCCCTGATGGACCAGCTGGGCGCTGCGCTGCTGGCCTTCGATGCGAACGATGGCGTGGGTGCGATCGTCATCACCGGCAGCGCCAGGGCGTTTGCGGCCGGGGCCGATATTGCGGCCATGGCCGACTGGTCGTTCATGGACGTGTACCAGGGCGCCTTCATCACCCGCAACTGGGAGACCATTCGCCAGGTGCGCAAGCCGGTGCTCGCCGCCGTGGCTGGCTTTGCCATGGGCGGCGGCTGCGAGCTGGCCCTGGCCTGCGACATCATCATCGCGGCCGAATCGGCCCGGTTCGCGCTGCCCGAAATCAAGCTTGCCATGCTGCCTGGAGCGGGGGGCACACAGCGCCTGCCGCGCGCCATCGGCAAGGCCAAGGCGATGGACATGTGCCTGTCAGCACGCATGCTGGACGCACACGAGGCCGACCGCTACGGACTGGTCTCGCGCGTCGTGCCCGACGCCGAGCTGCTGGAGCAAACGCTGGCGCTGGCCACACAGATTGCCAGCTTCTCTCTTCCCGCACTCATGGCCATCAAGGCATCGGTCAACCGTGCCTGGGAAAGCCCACTGGCCGAAGGCATCCTGTTTGAGCGCCATGCGCTGTACGAGCGTTTTGCCAGCACCGATGCCCACGAAGGCATGCACGCCTTTCTCGACAAGCGCTCCCCCCATTTCCAGCACCGTTGA
- a CDS encoding acyl-CoA dehydrogenase family protein, whose amino-acid sequence MALDAESFDILLPTIQRFVRERLVPAENHLEEHDDVPADIIEDMKEMGLFGLTVPEEYGGIGLSVSQEVLVNYELGRTAAAFRSVFGTNIGIGSQGILMDGTPEQKGQYLPRVASGELIMSFALTEPDAGTDAASLKTRAEPDGDHYVLNGTKRYITNAPRAGAFTLMARTGGPGAGGVSSFIVPADSPGLTLGKNDKKMGQRGTKTCDVILQNVRVPAANIIGGVPGQGFKTAMKVLDRGRLNISAVSCGLASRIIDESRRYARERKQFGKAIGEFQLIQAMLADSQAELLAAWSLVQDVARRFDGKPAQISDPDISMRVSCAKLFATEMVGRVADRGVQIHGGAGYINEYPVERFYRDARLLRLYEGTTQVQQLIIGRELLRQD is encoded by the coding sequence ATGGCCCTTGACGCTGAATCGTTTGACATCCTGCTGCCCACCATCCAGCGCTTTGTGCGCGAGCGCCTGGTACCCGCCGAGAACCATCTCGAAGAGCATGACGACGTCCCCGCCGACATCATCGAGGACATGAAGGAGATGGGCCTGTTTGGCCTGACCGTGCCCGAGGAATATGGCGGCATCGGCCTGTCTGTCAGCCAGGAAGTGCTGGTGAACTACGAGCTGGGCCGCACTGCAGCGGCCTTCCGTTCGGTGTTTGGCACCAACATCGGGATCGGTTCGCAGGGCATCCTGATGGACGGAACGCCAGAGCAGAAAGGGCAGTACCTCCCCCGCGTGGCCAGCGGCGAGCTGATCATGTCGTTTGCACTGACCGAGCCCGACGCGGGCACCGACGCCGCCTCGCTCAAGACCCGCGCGGAGCCCGATGGTGATCACTATGTGCTCAATGGCACCAAGCGCTACATCACCAACGCTCCGCGTGCGGGAGCATTCACGCTCATGGCGCGCACGGGCGGGCCGGGTGCGGGGGGCGTGTCATCGTTCATCGTGCCTGCCGACAGCCCGGGCCTCACCCTGGGCAAGAACGACAAGAAGATGGGCCAGCGTGGCACCAAAACCTGCGATGTGATTCTGCAGAACGTGCGCGTGCCAGCGGCCAACATCATTGGCGGTGTGCCCGGGCAGGGCTTCAAGACCGCGATGAAGGTGCTGGACCGCGGGCGGCTGAACATCTCGGCCGTGTCGTGTGGCCTGGCCTCGCGCATCATCGACGAGTCGCGCCGCTACGCCCGCGAACGCAAGCAGTTTGGCAAGGCGATCGGCGAGTTCCAGCTGATCCAGGCCATGCTGGCCGACAGCCAGGCCGAGCTGCTGGCGGCCTGGTCGCTGGTGCAGGACGTGGCGCGGCGCTTTGACGGCAAGCCCGCGCAGATCTCGGACCCGGACATCTCCATGCGCGTGTCGTGTGCCAAGCTTTTTGCCACCGAAATGGTGGGCCGCGTGGCCGACCGGGGCGTGCAGATCCACGGCGGCGCGGGGTACATCAACGAATACCCCGTGGAGCGCTTTTACCGTGACGCCCGCCTGCTGCGCCTGTACGAAGGCACCACGCAGGTACAGCAACTCATCATTGGCCGCGAACTGCTGCGCCAGGACTAA
- a CDS encoding MarR family transcriptional regulator, with product MHATDSKAQIARMELANRLFFRLYQCANLLHKTGSRAVESEGLTTQQWAVLGALSREEAQQGMGVNELARYLLVSRQNLAGVIGRLERDGHIGMETDPKDRRSRLIKMTESGRMVWLEKARPKIDAYYEQALDEFSVGDITHTLHYLLKLLDNMQRLDRGGDPDDEAGAAVP from the coding sequence ATGCACGCCACAGATTCCAAAGCCCAGATTGCCCGCATGGAGCTCGCCAACCGGTTGTTCTTCCGTTTGTACCAATGTGCCAATCTGTTGCACAAGACGGGGTCTCGCGCGGTGGAGAGCGAGGGGCTCACCACGCAGCAATGGGCTGTGCTGGGCGCGCTGTCGCGCGAGGAGGCACAGCAGGGGATGGGTGTGAACGAGCTGGCGCGCTACCTGCTGGTGAGCCGCCAGAACCTGGCGGGCGTGATCGGGCGGCTGGAGCGTGACGGGCACATAGGCATGGAGACGGACCCGAAGGATCGGCGTTCACGCCTGATCAAGATGACCGAGTCCGGGCGCATGGTGTGGCTGGAGAAGGCTCGGCCCAAGATTGACGCGTATTACGAGCAGGCACTGGACGAGTTCTCGGTGGGTGACATCACCCACACGCTGCACTACCTTTTGAAGCTGCTGGACAACATGCAGCGCCTGGACCGGGGCGGCGACCCCGACGACGAGGCCGGGGCAGCGGTGCCTTAG
- a CDS encoding MFS transporter, protein MLRFREFLQSGHAPTLWSSFLYFGFSCAVWVINGAMAPFIQESFRLTPTQMGMMLSIPIFAGALMRFPLGILAQYIGRKNATLVEMAGIFAAMAYGYLFVHTYHELLALGVLLGVAGASFGVALSLGSGSFPPRYKGLAMGIVGAGNVGTAVAALLAPALAQSFGWQAVYGFAAVGVAVPALVMVIYAQEPPDLDPHATFREHIACLFEKDGWAFSLIYAVTFGGFIGLTTFMPSYFYDQFGVSKVQAGQLTMLAAFLGAALRVVGGWLSDHWGGVNTLTGVLAITTVSLVLCGLAEQSLPVTMLLFLVCFAALGAGNGALFQLVPLRWPLSTAVAGSMIGEIGALGGGLIPNAMGISRQFSGTYLWGFVAIAACAAAMLMLLRVMQIRWTRTWAEKGGRARSA, encoded by the coding sequence ATGCTTCGATTTCGCGAATTCCTCCAGTCCGGCCATGCGCCCACGCTCTGGTCGTCGTTTCTCTACTTTGGTTTTTCGTGCGCGGTCTGGGTGATCAATGGCGCCATGGCGCCGTTCATCCAGGAGAGTTTTCGGCTCACGCCCACGCAGATGGGGATGATGCTGTCGATCCCCATCTTTGCGGGCGCGCTGATGCGGTTTCCGCTGGGCATCCTGGCGCAGTACATCGGGCGCAAGAACGCCACGCTGGTGGAGATGGCCGGCATCTTTGCCGCCATGGCCTATGGCTACCTGTTTGTACACACCTACCACGAGCTGCTGGCGCTGGGTGTGTTGCTGGGCGTGGCGGGGGCCAGTTTTGGCGTGGCGCTGTCGCTGGGCTCGGGCTCGTTTCCGCCGCGCTACAAGGGCCTGGCCATGGGCATAGTGGGTGCGGGCAATGTGGGCACGGCCGTGGCGGCACTGCTGGCGCCCGCGCTGGCGCAAAGCTTTGGCTGGCAGGCCGTGTACGGCTTTGCCGCCGTGGGCGTGGCCGTGCCCGCGCTGGTGATGGTGATCTACGCCCAGGAGCCGCCCGACCTGGACCCGCACGCCACGTTTCGCGAGCACATTGCCTGCCTGTTTGAAAAGGACGGCTGGGCGTTCAGCCTGATTTACGCCGTGACGTTTGGCGGCTTCATTGGCCTGACCACCTTCATGCCCAGCTACTTTTACGACCAGTTCGGCGTGAGCAAGGTGCAGGCGGGGCAGCTGACCATGCTGGCCGCCTTTCTGGGTGCGGCGCTGCGGGTGGTGGGCGGCTGGCTGTCGGACCACTGGGGCGGTGTGAACACGCTGACGGGTGTGCTGGCCATCACCACCGTGAGCCTGGTGCTGTGTGGCCTGGCCGAGCAATCATTGCCCGTCACCATGCTGCTGTTTCTGGTGTGTTTTGCCGCGCTGGGCGCAGGCAACGGCGCGCTGTTCCAGCTGGTGCCGCTGCGCTGGCCACTGTCTACCGCCGTGGCGGGCTCGATGATCGGTGAGATCGGCGCGCTGGGCGGTGGGCTCATCCCCAACGCCATGGGTATCTCGCGCCAGTTCAGCGGCACCTACCTGTGGGGGTTTGTGGCCATTGCGGCCTGCGCTGCGGCGATGCTGATGCTGCTGCGGGTGATGCAGATCCGGTGGACGCGCACGTGGGCGGAGAAAGGTGGGCGCGCGCGCAGCGCTTGA
- a CDS encoding bifunctional protein-serine/threonine kinase/phosphatase — translation MSFELDYGQTSLAGRKDVNEDFAALVVGQGRDRDRGAVAAIADGVSTGGNGREAAQTTVHTLVSDYFATPDTWDTTVALDRILFAHNGWLASMNRRRQPAVGLTTLTAIVLRGQSYTLAHVGDTRAYLLRGGRLQLLTTDHVMAQRDLAHQLTRAMGLDDHVVVDYSQGELHSGDLLVLLSDGVHGSLPERELRQLLRQDTLTAQALSESLTQAALRRGSTDNLTALVVRVQGALEATLQDESLRAQHLPVLPLLKVGDTVDGLAVTALVADTGVHRIYQVRDAATQRLFALKTLVPARAHDAHERATLAHEAWVARRMQSGHAAVHLARLHNWPAGEGGGASAFYLLYEWHAGETLGQRLRRHHTLALPQAISVVMQAAQVLGWLHRQGVVHRDIKPDNLHLGDDGVLRVLDLGVALSGREPEATRRLHAGTPSYMNPEQWPGYEKNGDPAGQLPDAGSDLFALGVTLYQLLSHGRLPYGEVVPYQLGRYHRDPVPPSRHNPGVPIWLDQIALKAVARNRSQRFETAEELLLALERGASRPLSARGPQPLVQRDATAVWKIALGVSVLVNLLLVYWLVFLPH, via the coding sequence ATGAGTTTTGAACTGGACTACGGGCAGACCTCGCTGGCCGGGCGCAAAGACGTGAACGAGGACTTTGCCGCGCTGGTGGTGGGCCAGGGGCGTGACCGCGACCGGGGCGCCGTGGCCGCCATTGCCGACGGCGTGAGCACGGGAGGCAACGGCCGCGAAGCCGCCCAGACCACGGTGCACACGCTGGTGAGCGACTACTTCGCCACGCCCGACACCTGGGACACCACCGTGGCGCTGGACCGCATCCTGTTCGCCCACAACGGCTGGCTCGCGTCCATGAACCGGCGCCGCCAGCCCGCCGTGGGGCTGACCACACTCACCGCCATCGTGCTGCGCGGCCAGTCGTACACGCTGGCGCATGTGGGCGACACGCGCGCCTACCTGCTGCGCGGCGGCCGGCTGCAGCTGCTGACCACCGACCATGTGATGGCGCAGCGTGACCTGGCGCACCAGCTCACCCGTGCCATGGGGCTGGATGACCACGTGGTGGTGGACTACAGCCAGGGCGAGCTGCACAGCGGCGATCTGCTGGTGCTGCTGTCCGATGGCGTGCACGGCAGCCTGCCCGAGCGGGAGCTGCGGCAGCTGCTGCGCCAAGACACGCTGACCGCCCAGGCGCTGAGCGAATCGCTGACCCAGGCCGCACTGCGCCGGGGCAGTACCGACAACCTCACGGCCCTGGTGGTGCGTGTGCAGGGCGCGCTGGAGGCCACGCTGCAGGACGAGTCCCTCCGCGCACAGCACCTGCCCGTGCTGCCGCTGCTGAAGGTGGGAGACACGGTGGATGGCCTCGCGGTCACCGCCCTGGTGGCCGACACCGGTGTGCACCGCATCTACCAGGTGCGCGATGCGGCCACCCAGCGCCTCTTTGCCCTCAAGACGCTGGTGCCCGCGCGCGCCCACGATGCCCACGAGCGCGCCACGCTCGCGCACGAGGCGTGGGTGGCCCGCCGCATGCAGTCCGGCCACGCGGCCGTGCACCTGGCGCGCCTGCACAACTGGCCTGCCGGGGAGGGCGGCGGGGCCAGTGCGTTCTATCTGCTGTACGAGTGGCACGCGGGCGAAACCCTGGGTCAGCGCCTGCGCCGCCACCACACGCTGGCCCTGCCGCAGGCGATCTCGGTGGTGATGCAGGCCGCGCAGGTGCTCGGCTGGCTGCACCGGCAAGGGGTGGTGCACCGCGACATCAAGCCCGACAACCTGCACCTGGGCGATGACGGCGTGCTGCGCGTGCTGGACCTGGGCGTGGCCCTGTCCGGCCGCGAGCCCGAGGCCACGCGCCGCCTGCACGCCGGCACCCCCAGCTACATGAACCCCGAGCAGTGGCCGGGCTACGAAAAGAACGGCGACCCCGCTGGCCAGCTGCCCGATGCGGGCAGCGACCTGTTTGCCCTGGGTGTCACGCTGTACCAGCTGCTCAGCCACGGCCGCCTGCCGTATGGCGAGGTGGTGCCCTACCAGCTCGGCCGCTACCACCGCGACCCGGTGCCCCCCAGCCGCCACAACCCCGGTGTGCCCATCTGGCTCGACCAGATCGCCCTGAAGGCCGTGGCCCGCAATCGCAGTCAGCGTTTTGAAACTGCCGAGGAGTTGCTGCTTGCCCTGGAGCGCGGCGCATCCCGCCCTTTGTCCGCGCGCGGCCCGCAGCCGCTGGTGCAGCGCGATGCCACGGCGGTGTGGAAGATCGCGCTGGGGGTGAGTGTCCTGGTCAACCTGCTGCTGGTGTACTGGCTTGTGTTCTTGCCCCATTAG
- the nirB gene encoding nitrite reductase large subunit NirB, which translates to MKKLKLVMVGNGMAGVRTLEELLKIAPDLYDITVFGAEPHPNYNRILLSPVLAGEQTIDEIILNDWQWYADNHITLHTGFTVTDVDRVRRVVTATSKDGDVITAEYDRLIMATGSNPFILPVPGKDLKGVLAYRDIADTQAMIDAAAMYKHAVVIGGGLLGLEAANGLMKRGMTVSVVHVMPSLMERQLDDVAGKMLQKSLEDRGMQFLMGAQTQELVGSADGRVASVRFKDGTEVPADLVVMAVGIRPNTQLAEKMRLHVNRGIVVSDTLQTTTDARIYAVGECAAHRGIAYGLVAPLFEQGKVLANHLAEFGIGRYQGSLTSTKLKVTGIDLFSAGDFQGGDNTEEIVMSDPFGGVYKKLVIKDDKLIGACLYGDTVDGSWYFKLLRDGRTVNDIRDKLMFGESNIGDVGHQGQSKASAMADTDEVCGCNGVTKGAICKAIKDKGLFTLDEVRKHTKASASCGSCTGLVEQIIMFTAGGDYSATPKTKAMCGCTDHGHQAVRDAIRANKLLSIADVFSFLEWKTPNGCATCRPAVNYYLISTWPKDAKDDPQSRAINERSHANIQKDGTYSVIPRMWGGETTADELRRIADAADKYNIPTIKVTGGQRIDLLGVKKEDLVNVWKDIGMPSGHAYAKALRTVKTCVGSEWCRMGTQDSTQMGKDLERAMWRMYAPHKVKFAVSGCPRNCAEAGIKDVGIIGVDSGWEMYIAGNGGIKTEVAHFFTKLKTAEEVLEYTGAFCELYRQEGWYLERTVHYVNRVGLDYVKKRILEDHVGRQALWEQLQFALDGEPDPWFDFDKAAVDQRQFIPIAVA; encoded by the coding sequence ATGAAAAAGCTCAAACTGGTGATGGTGGGGAACGGCATGGCCGGTGTGCGTACGCTGGAAGAGCTGCTCAAGATTGCCCCCGATCTGTATGACATCACGGTGTTCGGCGCCGAGCCGCACCCCAACTACAACCGCATTCTGCTGTCGCCCGTGCTGGCGGGCGAGCAGACGATTGACGAGATCATCCTCAACGACTGGCAGTGGTACGCCGACAACCACATCACGCTGCACACCGGCTTTACCGTGACCGACGTGGACCGTGTGCGCCGCGTGGTCACCGCTACCAGCAAGGATGGTGATGTGATCACCGCCGAGTACGACCGCCTCATCATGGCCACGGGCTCCAACCCGTTCATCCTGCCCGTGCCCGGCAAAGACCTGAAGGGCGTGCTGGCCTACCGCGACATTGCCGACACGCAGGCCATGATCGACGCAGCCGCCATGTACAAGCACGCGGTGGTCATCGGCGGCGGCCTGCTGGGCCTGGAGGCCGCCAATGGCCTCATGAAGCGCGGCATGACAGTGAGCGTGGTGCACGTGATGCCGTCGCTGATGGAGCGCCAGCTGGACGACGTGGCGGGCAAGATGCTGCAAAAGTCGCTGGAAGACCGCGGCATGCAGTTCTTGATGGGTGCACAGACGCAAGAGCTGGTGGGCAGCGCCGACGGGCGCGTGGCCAGCGTCAGGTTCAAGGATGGCACCGAGGTACCCGCCGACCTGGTGGTAATGGCCGTAGGCATCCGCCCCAACACGCAACTCGCCGAAAAGATGCGCCTGCACGTGAACCGCGGCATTGTCGTGAGCGACACGCTGCAGACCACCACCGACGCCCGCATTTATGCCGTGGGCGAATGCGCGGCACACCGGGGCATTGCCTATGGCCTGGTGGCCCCGCTGTTCGAGCAGGGCAAAGTGCTGGCCAACCACCTGGCCGAATTCGGCATCGGCCGCTACCAGGGCTCACTCACCTCCACCAAGCTCAAGGTCACGGGCATTGATCTGTTTTCGGCCGGCGACTTCCAGGGCGGCGACAACACCGAAGAGATCGTGATGAGCGACCCCTTTGGCGGTGTGTACAAAAAGCTGGTCATCAAGGACGACAAGCTGATCGGCGCCTGCTTGTACGGCGACACGGTGGACGGTAGCTGGTACTTCAAGCTGCTGCGCGACGGCCGCACGGTCAACGACATCCGCGACAAACTGATGTTTGGCGAGAGCAACATCGGCGACGTGGGCCACCAGGGCCAGAGCAAGGCATCTGCCATGGCCGACACCGACGAGGTGTGTGGCTGCAACGGCGTGACCAAGGGCGCCATCTGCAAGGCCATCAAGGACAAGGGCCTGTTCACGCTGGACGAAGTGCGCAAGCACACCAAGGCCAGCGCATCGTGCGGCTCGTGCACCGGGCTGGTGGAGCAGATCATCATGTTCACGGCGGGCGGCGACTACAGCGCCACGCCCAAAACCAAGGCCATGTGCGGCTGCACCGACCACGGCCACCAGGCCGTGCGCGACGCGATCCGTGCCAACAAGCTGCTTTCCATCGCGGATGTTTTCTCGTTTCTCGAATGGAAAACACCCAACGGCTGCGCCACCTGCCGCCCGGCCGTCAACTATTACCTCATCAGCACCTGGCCCAAGGACGCCAAGGACGACCCGCAAAGCCGCGCCATCAACGAGCGCAGCCACGCCAACATCCAAAAGGACGGCACCTACAGTGTCATCCCCCGCATGTGGGGGGGAGAGACCACGGCCGACGAGCTGCGCCGCATCGCCGATGCGGCCGACAAGTACAACATCCCCACCATCAAGGTCACGGGGGGCCAGCGCATCGATTTGCTGGGCGTGAAGAAAGAAGACCTCGTCAATGTGTGGAAGGACATCGGCATGCCCAGCGGCCACGCGTATGCCAAGGCGCTGCGCACCGTGAAGACCTGCGTGGGCAGCGAGTGGTGCCGCATGGGCACGCAGGACAGCACGCAGATGGGCAAGGATCTGGAGCGCGCCATGTGGCGCATGTACGCCCCGCACAAGGTCAAGTTTGCGGTGAGCGGCTGCCCGCGCAACTGCGCCGAGGCCGGCATCAAGGACGTGGGCATCATCGGCGTGGACAGCGGCTGGGAGATGTACATCGCTGGCAACGGCGGCATCAAGACCGAGGTGGCGCACTTCTTCACCAAGCTGAAGACCGCCGAAGAAGTGCTGGAGTACACCGGCGCGTTCTGCGAGCTGTACCGCCAGGAAGGTTGGTACCTGGAGCGCACCGTGCACTACGTGAACCGCGTGGGCCTGGACTATGTGAAAAAACGCATTCTGGAAGACCACGTGGGCCGCCAGGCGC